One part of the Dermacentor andersoni chromosome 2, qqDerAnde1_hic_scaffold, whole genome shotgun sequence genome encodes these proteins:
- the LOC126540079 gene encoding uncharacterized protein: protein MQDATDVGLNLITDPAFPTRIGTSVTRDTTPDLTFVKTDGGSREAKWRNTGQELGSDHYIVEVVVPLEGRGNSGIRKHRITDWDAYRKALPAVQLDITNIEQWAANVVETMEGATKELETDERIDKMDSRLAHLIEAKQSIKARWQKRRTNRSLRKKIAELNRQIEVHCRVLCTQQWNEACNEADGQMHKGKTWNMLRHLLDESTTKGHQHNNLARILHKAICEHGEDEVKGRLNAKYLPTTPTERHPDYQGNENETLDRDIQTWEVRVALQDLNGRSAAGPDRVTNRALKNLNEAAIETLTNFYNKCWQEGRLPKQWKAAKTILIPKPGKPPNIENLRPISLTSCVGKVLEHVLMNRWQRYLEESELYPNSIIGFRKKLGTQDAMILLKNEIIDDTTGTKDNRAILGLDLQSAFDKVRHSAILAQVSRLNMGRRTYQYIKDFLTERTTEICAGDLQLEEKKLGSVGTPQGSVISPLLFNLVMIGVANRLERVAGVRHTIYADDVTLWVPGGSDGHIETTLQEAVNAIEEQLGGSGLVCSPAKSELLVIPPTGAGRKRKNKEVEYERPKITVKTALGQVIPEVEKIRVLGLLIQRNRVNGETVNKLSAKAAAAMRLIKRVSNRRAGMKEESLTRLVQSFAVSHITYVAAFHNWRPSERNKIDATIRKAYKAALGLLGSTSTEKFMALGVHNTLDEIAEAQRTAQLERLSETRTGRKILRDLGLEPREGEQQKDVPIPDSINRQLRVCPIPRNVNPEHNKERRLARARALVDLHSREEGAIYVDAAEYPGSSDAYAVVAVRGSTGATKTAASVRTRQAHRAEEVAIALAVVLCDSRTAVKNYAKGMVCSEAARILRKAEDIGRTSAVVIKWFPAHMGSDVSERGNVNHNETANSAARGLTNRAAASTADSECWSRCSAKDKMTTFNEIVKWYRLNRQTMPPPHPGLTRKEAVLYRQLQTGSLLTPVLAKHVCPSVYASDVCRLCAKERATAAHILWDCRINPQEASEKTTIPPQLEAATKIYDQDTQLKAVQQVSAALERQRPRETEEKEGSTPRKGAAALSDPRK, encoded by the coding sequence ATGCAAGACGCCACCGACGTGGGACTGAACCTAATCACGGATCCGGCCTTTCCCACCAGGATCGGCACATCGGTTACgagagacaccactccggaccttacCTTCGTCAAAACCGACGGAGGATCGAGAGAAGCAAAATGGAGAAACACGGGCCAAgagctgggcagcgatcactacatcgtgGAGGTCGTCGTACCGCTCGAAGGCCGAGGCAACAGCGGCATAAGGAAGCATCGCATTACGGATTGGGACGCCTATCGAAAGGCGCTACCCGCGGTGCAACTGGACATTACGAACATCGAGCAATGGGCGGCCAACGTCGTTGAGACGATGGAAGGAGCCACCAAAGAGCTAGAGACGGACGAACGGATAGACAAGATGGACAGTCGGCTGGCCCACCTGATAGAAGCCAAGCAGTCCATAAAGGCGAGGTGGCAGAAGCGACGAACCAACCGAAGTCTAAGGAAGAAGATCGCCGAGCTCAACAGGCAGATCGAGGTCCACTGCAGGGTGCTATGCACCCAACAGTGGAACGAGGCCTGCAACGAAGCCGATGGACAGATGCACAAGGGCAAGACGTGGAACATGCTGCGGCACCTCCTCGACGAAAGCACGACGAAGGGCCACCAACACAACAACCTAGCCAGAATCCTACACAAGGCAATCTGTGAACACGGGGAGGACGAGGTCAAGGGGCGCTTGAACGCCAAGTACCTACCGACCACCCCCACAGAAAGACACCCGGATTACCAAGGCAACGAGAACGAGACGCTAGATCGAGACATCCAGACATGGGAAGTCAGAGTTGCCCTGCAGGATCTCAATGGCAGGTCCGCCGCGGGTCCCGATCGAGTTAccaacagagcgctcaagaacctcaacgAAGCAGCCATCGAAACGCTCACGAActtctacaacaagtgctggcaagaaggaaggctgcccaagcaatggaaagcagccaagacgatcctcatccccaagcccggcaagccgcccaacatagagaacctcaggccgatctcgctcacttcttgcgtgggaaaggtcctcgagcacgttctcatgaacaggtggcagcgttacctggaagaatcggagctttacccaaattccatcatcgggtttcggaagaagctcgggacgcaagacgccatgatcttactgaagaacgagatcatcgacgatacgacgggcaccaaggacaacagagccatactcgggctggacttgcagagcgccttcgataaagtgaggcactcggctatcctggcccaagtatccagactaaacatgggcagaaggacataccagtacatcaaagacttcctgacggaACGGACCACCGAAATCTGCGCGGGAGACCTGCAGCTCGAAGAGAAGAAGCTGGGGAGCGTCGgaacgccacagggctcggtgatctccccgcttctcttcaacctcgtgatgatcggggtggccaaccggctagaaagagtagcgggagtccgacacaccatctacgccgacgacgttacgctatgggtaccgggaggaagcgacggacacatcgagacaacgctgcaagaagcggtcaacgccatcgaggagcagctgggcgggtctggactcgtttgctctccggccaagtcagaactgctggtgattccaccgacaggagcgggcaggaaaagaaagaataaggaAGTCGAGTACGAGCGGCCCAAGATCACGGTCAAGACAGCGTTaggacaagtaataccggaggttgagaagattcgagtgctcgggctgctcatccagcgaaacagagtcaacggtgaaacggtcaacaagctcTCGGCtaaagcggccgcggcaatgagactcatcaagagagtgtccaacagaagagcggggatgaaggaggagagcctgactaggctcgttcaatccttcgcagttagccacataacgtacgtggccgctttccacaactggaggccgagcgaacgtaacaagatagacgccaccatacgcaaggcgtataaggcggcactcggcctcctcgggagcacgagcaccgaaaaattcatggcactgggagtccacaacacgctggacgaaatagccgaagcacagagaacggcgcaactcgagcgtctctctgaaacgagaaccggaagaaagatactgcgggaccttggcctcgagccgagggaaggcgagcagcagaaagacgtacctataccggatagcatcaacagacagctcagggtctgcccgatcccgaggaacgtgaaccccgagcataacaaggagcggaggttggcgagggccagggctctcgtggacctccactccagagaagaaggcgccatctacgtggacgcggcggagtaccccgggagcagcgacgcatacgcggtggtggctgtccggggatcgacgggtgcaacgaagaccgcggcgagcgtccggactcgacaggcgcaccgggcggaggaggtggccatcgccttggccgtcgtgttgtgtgactctagaacggcagtgaagaactacgccaagggtatggtatgtagtgaggctgcgcgcatactgcgcaaggccgaagacatcggacgcacaagcgctgtggtgatcaagtggtttccggcccacatgggcagtgacgtgtcggaacgcgggaacgtgaaccacaacgagacggccaactcggccgcgcgaggactaaccaaccgcgcagctgcaagcacggccgactcggagtgttggtcgcggtgcagtgccaaggacaagatgaccaccttcaacgagatcgtgaagtggtacagacttaacagacagactatgccgccacctcacccggggcttacccggaaggaggcagtgttataccggcaattacagacggggtccctgctcaccccggtgctagctaaacacgtgtgtccgagcgtgtacgcgagtgacgtatgtagactgtgcgctaaggagagagccaccgcggctcacatcctttgggactgtcgtataaatccacaagaagccagcgagaaaacgacgatcccgccgcagctagaggctgcaacgaagatatatgaccaagatacacaactcaaggccgtccagcaggtctcggcagctctagagaggcagcgacctcgcgaaaccgaggagaaagagggcagcaccccgaggaagggggcggcggccctctcggatccgcggaagtag